Genomic window (Thiosulfatimonas sediminis):
CGTGACGCTGGATGGTTTTGTTGTTGCCTAGAAGTTATAGCCCAGCATTAGGCGCAGTTCAGAGTGGGTTTTTTCAATCAAGTGCTTATTTGACGGTTGGCCGTCATAACGTTCACCGCCACCATTAACTTGAGTTAAGTAGCTGAGGGTTGACCAAAATGTTTTGCCGCCGTAATGAATCGACGGCCCTGCAAATAGGCTCCAGCGTTCTTGACCAACTTCGGTTTCGTACTCTTCTTCGTAGAGGCCTTCAAAACCCACTGACCAGTTGGTTGTATAGCGATAAGAAAGTCCGCTTGCCAGAGCCAGTCCAATTTCCATTTCAGCAAACGTTGGCCATTCAACCGTTGGATCGAGACTGGCAATCGGCTGGCGCGTGGCATGCGTTGTCTCTAATCCGGCATTGGCTAACCAGACCAATTGTCCGTCCAGAAAATATTTTTGTAGTTGTAGGCCGAGAGTTGCGCTTAGGGTGTCTTTATTCTGTCCAGAGTGTTTGTCTACTGTGTCGTATTCCAGGTTAAAAGAGGTCGCTAAGCCAATGTCATCCAGTGCAGGGGTTAAGAACGCGTATTGCACGCCGAGCTCAATCCCAGAGAGGGCGGTGCGCTGGTTTTCTTCAGGTATGTAACCGTCAATAATCAAGCCAGAGGTTTTTACATGATGTCCTAAAAGCGCGATAGAAGCGGCAAAGCGATGGCTAATGCCATATTCAAATTCGGTTGCAAAATCCAAAGCATGGTAGTCGCCAGAGCCTTTGTCTGCGCGGCAATTGAATTTTTGATACAGCTCTTTGGCGCCTTTTGGTAAAGGTTCTGCCCCTTTGGTAACCCCAAGTAGGCTTTCGCCTGCGTTGGCTAGAGGTGAGAGGCCCATTAGCAAGGCAAGGGTTAAGCTGGTGCAAGTGATTTTTCTAGGGAGATAGTTGTGGTTAAGCATGGTTTGACCTTAATTTTCTGTATAACAAGTGAAATGGTAATGCGAATGATTTCTGTTTTGGTATGCTACGTATTTGAAGGTGAATGTCAATAGTAATGAGAATAATTTGCAATATTGTTAAGTTCCGCAGTAAACTACTTGCCAGATGAATGATTGAGAATACAAAGCGGTTTTGCCAAATACACAGGAGAGAGTCATGAGTCATACTGGGGATAGTTTGCAGGTCTCATTGCCTTATGAGCTGCTGCGAAAACTTTTTTTAGAGGGTGCTTTAAAGCCGAAAGATGTGCACTGTTTAAATGAGGCGAGCAAACAGGCGGTACGCGAACTGTGTTTGCAAACCTGTCAGTCGCAAAATTGTCAAACTTGCAGATTGCAAGCCTATTGTGGAGCCGCCTTGTATCGGGGGCAGACGCAGCAGATTGCCCTGCGTGATTTAGTTTATAAAAACCATTAACAACACCGATTGCGGTTTTAGTACATCGGCGCGGCGAATTCGTTAAAATACCGCTAAATTCTTTTTAGCAAATTTAGCGAGAGCAGTGTTATGTCAAAACAGCAGCCTACCGTTGGGGTAATCAGTCTTGGATGTCCAAAAGCGACGGTTGATACCGAGCGCATCCTGACGCAACTTCGTACTGAAGGCTATCAGCTCACCAACTCCTATGAAGATGCCGATACAGTGATCGTCAACACCTGCGGGTTTATTGACAGTGCGGTGCAAGAATCCTTAGATACGATTGGGGAAGCTTTGGCGGAAAACGGTAAGGTGATTGTGACCGGCTGTCTGGGGGCAAAATCGGATGTTATCACCCAAGTGCATCCGAAGGTTCTTGCGGTTTCTGGGCCTGCCGCCTATGCCGAGGTGGTGCAAGCGGTGCATGATGTGATTGCACCGCCGAAACACAATCCGTTTATTGATTTAGTCCCTCCACAAGGCATTAAACTTACACCGAAACATTACGCCTATCTGAAAATATCCGAGGGTTGTAACCATCGCTGTACTTTCTGCATTATTCCGTCTATGCGTGGTGATTTAGTGAGTCGTCCCGTCAGCGATGTTCTTGCCGAAGCTAAGCGTTTAAAAGAAGCCGGTGTGAGAGAATTGCTGGTCGTTTCGCAAGATACTGCGGCTTACGGAGTGGATGTCAAATACAAGACTGAATTTGCCGAAGGGCGCCCAACGAAAACCTCGATGGTTGGTTTATCGGAAGCGCTTGGAGAGTTAGGCGGCGTTGGTGAGTTCTGGGTACGTTTGCATTATGTCTATCCTTACCCTAATGTCGAAGAAGTGATTCCGCTAATGGCGCAAGGAAAAATCCTACCGTATTTGGATATGCCTTTACAGCACGCGAATCCGCGGGTTTTAAAAGCGATGAAACGTCCCGGTAATGTAGATAAAACTTTAGAGCGCATTAAAAAATGGCGCGAGCAAGTCCCTAATTTAACGATTCGTTCAACCTTTATTGTTGGTTTTCCAGGCGAAACTGAAGACGAGTTCCAAGACCTATTGGATTTCTTGGAAGCCGCGCAGCTTGACCGTGTCGGTTGTTTTCAGTATTCACCGGTGGATGGTGCTACCGCCAATGAGATTGCAGAGCCAGTTCCAGATGATGTCAAGCAAGACCGTTGGGAGCGTTTCATGGAGACGCAACAGCGTATTTCTGCCAATAAGATGCAAGCCAAAGTTGGTCAAATCATGCAAGTTTTGGTTGACGAGATTGATGAGCAAGGCGCGATTGCGCGCTCAATGGCGGATGCACCGGAAATTGATGGTTTAGTGTTTATCGAAGACGGCTTTCATCTGCAACCTGGAGAGTTTGTTACTGTTGAAATCGTTGCTGCCGATGAATACGATCTTTGGGCGAAGCCGATTGCCGAGTTTACTGAGAGCAAAGACACCTCATTTATCGAACTTGGTTAACATGCTCTTTTTTTACAACCCGCTGCGGCGGGTTTTTTTATATACAGCGATGCTGGATAAGTCCCTACTGACTTTAGCGATGAATAAAAGGCGTAACAGCGAGGTTACTCTGGCAAATCTTGCTTGAAGTCAATTGGACATATTCTATTCTTCATTTGGTTGTTTGGAGTGGTCAATGAAAGTTAGTCAAGCCTTATTACAACGCCGTTCTTGTCGTGCGTTTTTAGAGACACCGGTAGAGACCGATAAGATTGTTCAAATTTTAGAACATGCGCGCTGGGCACCTTCCGGTGTCAATATGCAGCCTTGGCAAGTGACGGTTCTGACCGGGCAAGCTAAGCAACGTTTAAGTGATGCTTTACTCAACGCCTTTACGAGTGAAAAACCCTCGGTAATGGATTACCAATACTATCCTCTGCAATGGCAAGAGCCTTACAAAGGACGGCAACGGGCTTTGGGTAAGCAGATGTTTGAACTTTTGAATATATCACGCGACGATAAATCTGCACGTTTGACGCAATGGGGGCGTAATTATTTGGGCTTTGATGCCCCATGTTTGCTTATTTTTAGCATTGATGCGTCACTTGAGAAGGGCGCTTATCTCGACTACGGAATGTTTCTGCAGTCGGTGATGCTTATGGCTGAAGAGCTTGGGTTGGCCAGTTGTCCGCAAGCGTCATTGGCTGAACACCCGGACTTACTGCGTGAATTTTTAGGCTGTCCAGAAAATGAACACTTTATCTGCGGAATAGCACTGGGTTATAAGGATAAAGAAGCTTTGGTTAACCAGTTGCAGCCGCCGCGTGAAGACGTGCAGCATTTTTGCCGTTTCCTTGATGATTAAGAATTTGATTTTATATGCCTATTACCCCATCATACATGTTAATAAAAAAATAAAACGATACTTCGCCTTGATATGATTGCCTGGGGCAAGGGACAACAAAACCATGGATAAAATATTCAACAAAGCGGATATTCAACCGCAGCAAATTGCGGCAGAGCTGCAGCAACTTTTGCTGGAGCTTCGTGCCTTTCGGCAAAGGTTGTTAACCTTATCGCCAGAGCAAATCTGGTTGCCGAATTTATGGCATAGTCAAAGTAAAGACAGGGTGCAACAGATAGCTGAGCATTTTACTCAGGTGTATTTCCAGCCAGGGCAAGACAGCAAGGAGACCACTCTGTTGCCGGGGGCGATTTTGGTTGATGACGATTTGATGCGTCAAATTGCGCAGGTGAATGCCGCTAAAGGTTTATTTAAAGCGCGAATGCAATTTGCCAAAAAGACCCTTGGTCGTAGTCCATATTTAAATTTGGTCAAAGCGGTAATTCACCCGCATTCGATTAGTCTGTTGCAGCTTTATCGTGATTTTCGCTGTCAATTTGACCCGCTCAGCGAATTGAAGTTTTCTTGGGTTTTTAAAGAAACGGCGAATGTCAGATTGACAGTGCAGGGGGCGATGAAACACATAACTGAACAGATTGAGAACCCGAAGATTCAACAGGATTTAATCCATCAGGTGGCTCAACTTGGCGAGGTAGAGTTTCTTTATCAAAGGCAAATCGCTCCGCATTTACAAGCGAATATGAAGTTTTTAACCGGCAAGACACAAGCTAAAAAGATCCACTCGCCACTGTTTCTTTTGCAAGCTGAAATGCCGCTGCTTACTCAGCAGGATTTGGCAATTGAGCCGACTGCTTTAATTAAAACGAGAGCGCCGCGTAAAGATAAAAAATCGTGGTTACGTTTATATGCAGGATTGAATTTGTATTATGCCTAAAGTTCATGATATTCAAGGCTTTGCGCCGATAATCCCAGCGCACCCTAAACTCTTGTTGCTAGGAACCATGCCAAGCGCTCAGTCGCTGCAGGATGGTTTTTATTATGCGCATCCGCGTAATGCGTTTTGGCCAATTATCGGTCACTTATTGACGCAAGAATTAAACACGGTTACACAGAAAAAAGCCGCGTGTAATCGGTTAGGAATCTTAGTCTGGGATGTGCTGGCTACTTGTCAGCGCGAAGGCAGTTTAGATAGTAATATCAAACAACCGCAAGCCAATGATTTTGCAGCACTCTTTAAAAAATATCCTCTTATAGAAGCGGTGTTTTTTAATGGCCAGTTGGCGGCTAAGTTATTTAAACAACAGGTGCAGGCGGTACAAGCAATTCCCGACGATTTGCGACAAGTTATTTTGCCCTCCAGCAGTCCGGCCAATGCGCGCTTAAAAATTAACGATAAAGCCTTGATTTGGGAAGAAAAATTACGTCCGTTCCTGTAGAATACGTACTTCAATTTTTTAACCACTTTTAATGTAGGAGATTTGCCTTGCAAGCAGAGACTCAAGCTAAAGTAGTATCTGAACTACTGTCGCCAGCGGGAACGCTGAAAAATATGGAATATGCTTTTGCGTATGGTGCGGACGCGGTTTATGCCGGTCAGCCGCGTTACAGTTTGCGTGTGCGTAACAATGAATTTAATGAAGAAAATTTAGCCAAAGGGATTGCGCGCGCGCACGAACTAGGCAAAAAATTCTACGTGGTGTCAAACATTGCGGCGCACAATTCCAAGGTCAATACCTACATGAAAGATATCAAGCCGATCATTGATATGAAGCCGGATGCGCTGATTATGTCTGATCCTGGTTTGATTGCTATGGTTCACGAACTCTATCCAGAACAAGAGATTCACTTG
Coding sequences:
- the rimO gene encoding 30S ribosomal protein S12 methylthiotransferase RimO; the protein is MSKQQPTVGVISLGCPKATVDTERILTQLRTEGYQLTNSYEDADTVIVNTCGFIDSAVQESLDTIGEALAENGKVIVTGCLGAKSDVITQVHPKVLAVSGPAAYAEVVQAVHDVIAPPKHNPFIDLVPPQGIKLTPKHYAYLKISEGCNHRCTFCIIPSMRGDLVSRPVSDVLAEAKRLKEAGVRELLVVSQDTAAYGVDVKYKTEFAEGRPTKTSMVGLSEALGELGGVGEFWVRLHYVYPYPNVEEVIPLMAQGKILPYLDMPLQHANPRVLKAMKRPGNVDKTLERIKKWREQVPNLTIRSTFIVGFPGETEDEFQDLLDFLEAAQLDRVGCFQYSPVDGATANEIAEPVPDDVKQDRWERFMETQQRISANKMQAKVGQIMQVLVDEIDEQGAIARSMADAPEIDGLVFIEDGFHLQPGEFVTVEIVAADEYDLWAKPIAEFTESKDTSFIELG
- a CDS encoding DUF6662 family protein, which translates into the protein MLNHNYLPRKITCTSLTLALLMGLSPLANAGESLLGVTKGAEPLPKGAKELYQKFNCRADKGSGDYHALDFATEFEYGISHRFAASIALLGHHVKTSGLIIDGYIPEENQRTALSGIELGVQYAFLTPALDDIGLATSFNLEYDTVDKHSGQNKDTLSATLGLQLQKYFLDGQLVWLANAGLETTHATRQPIASLDPTVEWPTFAEMEIGLALASGLSYRYTTNWSVGFEGLYEEEYETEVGQERWSLFAGPSIHYGGKTFWSTLSYLTQVNGGGERYDGQPSNKHLIEKTHSELRLMLGYNF
- a CDS encoding DNA-deoxyinosine glycosylase gives rise to the protein MPKVHDIQGFAPIIPAHPKLLLLGTMPSAQSLQDGFYYAHPRNAFWPIIGHLLTQELNTVTQKKAACNRLGILVWDVLATCQREGSLDSNIKQPQANDFAALFKKYPLIEAVFFNGQLAAKLFKQQVQAVQAIPDDLRQVILPSSSPANARLKINDKALIWEEKLRPFL
- a CDS encoding nitroreductase — encoded protein: MKVSQALLQRRSCRAFLETPVETDKIVQILEHARWAPSGVNMQPWQVTVLTGQAKQRLSDALLNAFTSEKPSVMDYQYYPLQWQEPYKGRQRALGKQMFELLNISRDDKSARLTQWGRNYLGFDAPCLLIFSIDASLEKGAYLDYGMFLQSVMLMAEELGLASCPQASLAEHPDLLREFLGCPENEHFICGIALGYKDKEALVNQLQPPREDVQHFCRFLDD